The Phoenix dactylifera cultivar Barhee BC4 chromosome 9, palm_55x_up_171113_PBpolish2nd_filt_p, whole genome shotgun sequence genome window below encodes:
- the LOC103705958 gene encoding protein FRIGIDA, protein MSLPNPSPTSVKEGGEEEEVEKKEEKQVEKKEGEKAAERKQENQVEKGQASAPSPIPSINHFFNLNAALSDFVRQWDGLLHFLDSIGASIDGRSKDLDALQTPDGEQVAAMAVKKEAKSGQEKPSLDEPRAELHSICETMGSRFLRKFVTTHFSELDWLRREVPAALRRAPSPARLVFDSIGRFYLQGSKAYERNPTVIVGRRACILILEFYVLSGLPSEIESSVKQDAMVAALAWRSRLVAEGGVKSATAVDALGLALFVASFGIPNDFGCDVMYHLLRLSNLKKKADVFQQSPIIREKIPDIIKELLSKDMHVEAVHLACAFGLGEKFPPIPLLSSVLLKSLQTAKEQREGQSLEGANKKQLAVLKSVVKCVEDNKLDPSEIASFNLYQKIAGLERDIAKGKQKFKNKNLKRRAEEAGPLNQPETQAKRLWPAPAEVSPGVTPHLTMQTQEQRSPALSDTKGLYNGLTLQSMHDGGFTGSHYRSGTELLTGGVHGSAGVGGSIEPAAAADSGGLTLGNNVGSYANISGGSYGWHQDGALDARSVAQGYSGFAPSASWMDPSTAAAQSSYQPQASSFGVETRSSGSNLYRFADIVLERETDYNSSKSNAMPGATNPSYYSSYLG, encoded by the exons ATGTCGCTGCCAAATCCCTCACCCACCTCCGTAAAAGAAGGAGGCGAAGAGGAAGAGgtcgagaagaaagaagagaagcaggtcgagaaaaaagaaggagaaaaagcGGCGGAGAGAAAACAAGAAAACCAGGTCGAGAAAGGCCAGGCTTCTGCGCCCTCCCCAATCCCATCGATCAACCATTTTTTTAATCTCAACGCCGCCCTCTCCGATTTCGTCCGCCAATGGGACGGCCTCCTGCACTTCCTCGACTCCATCGGCGCCTCCATCGATGGCCGCTCCAAGGATCTCGACGCCCTCCAAACCCCCGACGGCGAGCAAGTGGCGGCCATGGCAGTGAAAAAAGAAGCAAAGTCCGGCCAAGAAAAGCCCTCGTTGGATGAACCCCGAGCGGAGCTCCACTCGATCTGCGAGACCATGGGCAGCCGCTTCCTCCGCAAGTTCGTCACCACCCACTTCTCCGAACTCGATTGGCTCCGCAGAGAAGTCCCTGCCGCCCTCCGGCGCGCCCCCAGCCCGGCCAGACTAGTCTTCGATTCCATCGGGCGGTTCTACCTTCAGGGCAGCAAGGCCTATGAGCGCAATCCCACGGTGATTGTCGGCCGCCGTGCCTGCATTCTCATTCTGGAGTTTTACGTCCTCTCCGGTTTACCCTCGGAGATCGAATCCTCTGTCAAGCAGGATGCCATGGTGGCTGCCCTCGCCTGGAGGAGCAGGCTTGTTGCAGAGGGTGGCGTCAAGTCTGCGACGGCTGTGGATGCTCTGGGCCTGGCTCTTTTTGTTGCGTCGTTTGGCATCCCGAATGATTTTGGGTGTGACGTGATGTATCACCTTCTCCGGTTGAGCAATCTGAAGAAGAAAGCTGATGTCTTCCAGCAATCCCCTATCATCCGCGAGAAGATTCCAG ATATCATTAAAGAATTGCTAAGCAAGGACATGCATGTTGAAGCAGTTCACCTGGCTTGTGCTTTTGGGCTGGGGGAGAAATTTCCCCCGATCCCTTTGCTATCTTCTGTTTTACTGAAATCATTGCAGACTGCAAAAGAACAAAGAGAAGGACAATCACTG GAAGGAGCCAATAAAAAGCAGTTAGCAGTGCTTAAATCAGTAGTTAAATGTGTGGAAGATAACAAACTTGATCCTTCTGAGATTGCTAGTTTTAATTTATATCAGAAGATTGCTGGTTTAGAAAGAGATATTGCAAAAGGTAAgcagaaatttaaaaataaaaacctcAAGCGAAGGGCTGAGGAGGCTGGACCCTTGAACCAACCAGAAACACAAGCTAAACGTCTTTGGCCTGCTCCAGCAGAAGTGTCTCCTGGGGTTACCCCTCATCTAACTATGCAAACTCAGGAGCAGAGAAGCCCCGCACTATCTGATACTAAAGGTTTATACAATGGTCTTACCCTGCAAAGCATGCATGATGGTGGATTCACAGGATCGCATTATAGAAGTGGCACGGAATTACTGACAGGAGGTGTGCATGGTTCAGCAGGAGTTGGCGGTAGTATTGAACCTGCTGCTGCTGCAGATAGTGGTGGATTAACACTGGGAAACAATGTTGGGTCATATGCAAACATCAGTGGAGGTTCATATGGGTGGCATCAAGATGGAGCACTTGATGCCAGATCTGTTGCACAGGGCTATTCAGGTTTTGCACCTTCAGCAAGCTGGATGGATCCATCAACAGCTGCAGCACAAAGTTCATATCAACCACAGGCTTCATCCTTTGGCGTTGAAACAAGGAGCTCAGGCTCTAATCTGTATCGTTTTGCAGATATTGTTTTGGAACGTGAGACAGACTACAACTCTAGCAAAAGCAACGCAATGCCCGGTGCCACCAACCCTAGCTATTACTCATCTTACCTAGGCTGA